In a genomic window of Helianthus annuus cultivar XRQ/B chromosome 10, HanXRQr2.0-SUNRISE, whole genome shotgun sequence:
- the LOC110883957 gene encoding uncharacterized protein LOC110883957, whose translation MSWIQNGKKQSPEKPISGCLGRMVNLFDLNTSVGGNKLLTDKPHHDGSSFSRRHSDVVRTSLVDDHMDDKMVVSDSRKSPSNRKSNGTPIKMLIAQEMSKEEELKQSPSNLVAKLMGLDALPHQHQLDSASRRSQSGPLEFLQQEFGEYKDVYEIRQNDSPQKGKCSEKQKMDLVREKFMEAKRLSTDEKLRQTKQFQDALEVLSSNKDMFLKFLQEPNSLFSRNIYDLQSVPPPPDSRRITILKPSKLADDQKLVWNQKGSDILFSPECCKVDDTPNQPTRIVVLKPSSVKPQNIKISHDDVFDADPEETTDEISESLSGLRRDETETRVSSVFSNGYIGDDSSYCKSEIDYATGNLSDSEVVSPASRHSWDYINRFDSHYCASSSRTSYSPESSVCREAKKRLSERWAMMSSHKNVLEQREIQRSSSTLGDMLALSDLKKPVKPVEIHETSDLDKVEDADKVSRNLSRSKSVPARLGVEDSGSLKDKIDDTKEVVKEKLVKSSSFKGRVSSLFFSKNKKSSKEKSQQSNDVPQSTRFSAKNVGIEGSQCISDTVNEEASCSGLKKGLFLPEAGFSFTRPDFPGNHIVNQDQPSPISVLEPQFEEDDHTTNCHHNPKPNKYGMEPMRYNLIDKSPPIGSIARTLSWDDSTGSATPYSSKPSSTPLDPEEEEQECLSYVQMLLSVAGISQIQSNSFLGKWHSPESPLDPSLRDKYTNLSQKEPVLGQTKLRHHMAISKLVFDCVNEALIDIAGRGPYSGAHNNVVDRTMSSTVLEDRVWGQMKEWLWREEMCDWEDGDCGGSMVVVKEVVGRGWVEGLRMEIVDTRKEIERKLLEELVQECVLELTGRV comes from the exons GTTGTATCCGACTCAAGGAAATCTCCATCAAATAGAAAATCAAACGGAACGCCAATAAAGATGCTTATCGCGCAAGAAATGTCAAAGGAAGAGGAATTAAAGCAAAGTCCATCTAATTTGGTCGCCAAACTAATGGGACTCGATGCCCTGCCACATCAGCATCAACTTGATTCGGCTTCACGCAGGAGTCAATCAGGACCCTTAGAGTTTTTGCAACAAGAATTCGGAGAATACAAAGACGTTTACGAAATACGTCAAAATGATTCACCGCAAAAGGGAAAATGTAGTGAAAAACAAAAGATGGATCTCGTTCGTGAGAAATTTATGGAAGCGAAACGGTTGTCGACCGATGAAAAACTTCGCCAAACAAAGCAGTTTCAAGATGCGTTAGAAGTTTTAAGTTCCAATAAAGATATGTTTCTTAAGTTTTTACAAGAGCCTAATTCGTTATTCTCACGAAATATATACGATTTACAGTCGGTTCCACCACCGCCAGATTCTAGAAGGATCACGATTCTTAAACCGTCTAAGTTAGCGGATGACCAAAAGCTTGTTTGGAATCAAAAGGGTTCCGATATTTTATTTTCTCCAGAATGTTGCAAAGTTGACGATACCCCTAATCAGCCGACGCGAATTGTGGTACTGAAACCTAGTTCTGTGAAACCTCAAAATATCAAAATATCACATGATGACGTTTTCGATGCGGATCCGGAAGAGACCACAGATGAGATTTCGGAAAGTTTAAGCGGGCTTAGACGGGACGAAACCGAAACCCGAGTTTCTTCGGTTTTTTCAAACGGTTATATCGGTGATGATAGTTCGTATTGTAAATCAGAGATTGATTATGCAACAGGGAATCTTAGTGATTCTGAAGTCGTTTCACCAGCTTCTAGACACTCATGGGACTATATTAACCGTTTCGATAGTCATTATTGCGCTTCGTCCAGCCGTACGTCTTATTCTCCTGAGTCATCGGTTTGTAGAGAAGCGAAGAAACGACTTTCGGAAAGATGGGCGATGATGTCATCACATAAGAATGTTCTAGAACAAAGAGAAATACAAAGAAGCTCAAGTACATTGGGTGATATGCTAGCTCTTTCTGATTTGAAAAAACCCGTAAAACCTGTAGAAATTCACGAAACTAGTGATTTGGACAAAGTTGAAGATGCCGATAAAGTTTCGAGAAATCTTTCGAGATCAAAATCGGTTCCGGCTCGACTTGGCGTTGAAGATTCGGGTTCTTTGAAAGACAAGATTGATGATACTAAAGAGGTGGTGAAGGAAAAGCTTGTGAAATCGTCATCGTTCAAGGGGCGAGTTTCGAGTTTGTTTTTTTCGAAGAATAAGAAGTCTAGTAAAGAGAAGTCCCAGCAGTCTAACGACGTACCGCAATCTACTAGATTTTCCGCTAAAAATGTTGGTATTGAAGGATCTCAATGCATTAGTGATACGGTTAATGAAGAAGCATCATGTTCTGGTCTGAAAAAAGGCCTATTTTTACCTGAG GCGGGATTTTCTTTCACAAGACCCGACTTTCCTGGAAATCACATTGTGAATCAGGATCAACCGAGCCCTATTTCAGTTTTGGAACCACAATTTGAAGAAGATGACCACACAACAAATTGTCATCATAATCCTAAGCCGAATAAATATG GAATGGAGCCTATGAGATACAACCTGATTGATAAATCACCCCCCATTGGATCCATAGCCCGAACATTATCGTGGGATGATTCTACGGGGTCAGCCACACCATACTCCAGTAAACCCTCATCCACGCCTCTAGACCCAGAGGAAGAAGAGCAAGAATGTTTATCGTACGTTCAAATGTTATTATCAGTAGCGGGTATCAGCCAAATACAGTCAAACTCGTTTTTAGGCAAATGGCATTCGCCTGAAAGCCCGCTAGACCCGTCGTTGAGAGACAAATACACAAACCTAAGTCAAAAGGAACCCGTACTTGGTCAAACCAAACTAAGACATCACATGGCAATATCAAAACTCGTGTTTGACTGTGTCAACGAGGCTTTGATAGATATCGCGGGCCGTGGGCCTTATAGTGGAGCCCATAACAACGTAGTTGATAGGACGATGTCATCAACCGTGCTGGAGGACCGTGTGTGGGGTCAGATGAAGGAATGGTTGTGGCGGGAGGAAATGTGCGATTGGGAGGACGGGGATTGTGGCGGCAGCATGGTGGTGGTGAAAGAGGTGGTGGGGAGGGGGTGGGTGGAGGGGTTGAGAATGGAAATTGTTGATACAAgaaaggaaattgaaaggaagttGCTAGAGGAGTTGGTGCAAGAGTGTGTGTTGGAGTTGACTGGTAGAGTTTGA